The segment GTGCAAGGTGTTCTAAACTCTGATGCTTGTTTATTTGGTGCAATTGGTGGAGAAAAATGGGATACATTGCCAAGAGACCTTAGACCTGAAACTGGACTTTTAAAGTTCAGAGAAGCAATGGGTGTTTATGCAAACTTAAGACCTGCTATTATTTATGATGAACTTGTAAATGCTTCAACATTAAAACCTGAAGTTATTGAAGGTGTTGATATTATGGTTGTAAGAGAGCTTATTGGTGGTATTTATTTTGGACAGCCAAGAGCAAATGATGGTTTTAAAGCATATAATACTATGGTTTATACAAAACCAGAAATTGAAAGAATAGGTAAAACTGCATTTGAATTAGCTATGAAAAGAGATAAAAGATTATGCTCAGTAGATAAAGCAAATGTTCTTGAAGTTTCTCAACTATGGAGAGATACTATGGAAGAAATAGCTAAAGATTATCCAGAAGTACAATTATCTCATATGTATGTTGATAATGCAGCTATGCAACTTGTAAGAAATCCAAAACAATTTGATGTAATAGTAACTGGAAATATTTTCGGCGATATTTTATCTGATACTGCATCTATGGTAGTAGGTTCTATTGGATTATTACCAAGTGCTAGTACAGGTGATAAAACAGCTATTTATGAGCCAATTCATGGCTCAGCTCCTGATATTGCAGGACAAGGAATTGCAAATCCTATTGCAACAATTGAAAGTGCTGGTATGATGCTAAGATACTCTTTTGGAGAAACAGAAGCAGCTGATTTAATTGATGGCGCTATTAAAAAAGCATTGAAAGATGGTTTTAGAACAAAAGATTTAGCAGCTTATGATGCTAAAGAAGTGGTTACTACATCTGAAATGGGTGATATAATTGCAAATAATTTAAGAAAATAGTAACTAAAATATTTCTTATTTATAATTAAAATGTTAGAATTAAAAAAATAATTTTTTAAAGGTATCTTTAATGGGTGAAAAAAAATATAGATTAATTACAAGAAGTGATATGGATGGATTAGTGTGTGGTACACTACTTACATATCTTGATTTGATTGATGATATTTTATTTGTTCATCCTAAAGATATGCAAGATGGACTTATTAAAGTAAGTTCAAATGATATAACTACAAACTTACCTTATGTGGAAGGTGTACATTTAGCTTTTGACCATCACTTTAGTGAAACTCTTAGAAATGGAAAAAAAGATAATCATATTATAAATCCTGATGCTCCTAGTGCTGCACAAGTTGTGTATGATTATTATGGTGGAGATGAAGTATATCCTATGAGGTTTATTGGTATGATGAATGGTGCCAATAAAGCTGATAGTGCTGATTTTACTATGGAAGACATTTTAGAACCAAGAGCTTGGGCACTGTTGAGTTTTATTATGGATTCAAGAACAGGACTTGGTAGATTTAAAGATTTTGAAACTTCAAATAAACAATTGATGAGAAATCTAATTGATTATTGTGCTAAACATAACATCGATGAAATTTTAGAAATTGATGAAGTAAAACAAAGAGTTGATCTTTATTTTAAATATGAAGAAGAGTTTCATGAGCAACTAAAAAAATGTACAACAATACATGATAATGTTGCAGTTATAGATTATAAAGATGAAGAAATAATTTATCCAGGGAATAGATTTTTAGTATATGCTATGTATCCAGAGATAAATGTCTCTATTCATGTTAGTTATACTTTTGATAGGGATAAATTAGTTTATTCAACTGGTAAATCAATTATAAATAAAACATCAAATACAAATGTTGGTGAACTTATGCTTAAATATGGTGGCGGTGGTCACAAAGCTGCTGGTGGATGTCAAATACCTTTAGCAGATGCTCCTAGAGTACTTGAAGAGATAATAGCTAAGTTAAATCAAGATAACTAAAACTTAGAAGAATTGACTTCTTCTAAAACTTCTTAAATTATTCTTAAACAATAAAACTACTATATTTAAGTTAAAACTAATTAAAATTCGCTTTCTTATTTATTATTTTAATAAATAAATAAATAAATTAATGAGGTGAAAATGATCAATGTAAAACATTTAAATATGAATTTTGGAGAAAAGCAAGTTTTAAAAGACATCAATATAGAAATTAAAAAAGGTGAAGTTGTTGCTTTAATTGGTCCTTCTGGTTCAGGAAAATCAACATTACTTCGTTGTCTTAATTTTCTTGTCAATCCAACAAGTGGTGAAATAATAATAGATGATATTAAAGTAGATGTAAAAAAAGTTTCAAAAAAAGATATTTTTAAATTGCGTCAAAAAACAGCTATGGTTTTTCAAAATTACAATTTACTTAAAAATATGACAGCAATAGAAAATATAATGGAACCTATGGTAACTGTTCAAAAAATATCGAAAAATCAAGCTGAAAATGTTGCTTTAGATTTACTTAAAAAAGTTGGATTGGTTGATAATAAAAACTCTTATCCAAGTGAGTTATCAGGAGGACAACAACAAAGAGTTGGTATAGCAAGAGCTATGGCTGTTAATAGTAATGTTATTTTATTTGATGAACCAACATCTTCTTTGGATCCTGAATTAGTGGGTGATGTATTAGAAGTAATAAAAACTCTTGCAATGCAAACTCAAAAAACAATGTTAATTGTTACGCATGAAATGAAATTTGCAAAAGAAGTAGCAGATAAAATAGTCTTTTTAGAAAATGGTTCCATAACGACCATTGGAACATCTAATGAAATATTTGTTGAGTGCAAAAATAAAAGAGTTTCTAATTTTGTAAATAAAATGACTGAAAATATTTTGGAGATAAATAAATGAATTTTGATTTTGTATGGTTTTTTAATCTTTTCCCTATTGTTCTTCCTGCCTTGAAATTAACGATTTCAATTGCATTGATTTCATTGTTTTTAACTTTGTGTTTATCTATTCTCATTGCAATAATAAGATATTATAAAGTAAAAGGTTTATATCACATCTTTGGATTATATATTACATTTTTTAGAGCAACACCTCTTGTTGCACAATTGTTTATATTATATTTTGGTCTTCCTAGTATTTTTCCATTTTTAGAATCAATGAGCGCTTATGAAGCCACAATTATAGCACTTACATTAAACACATCTTCTTTTATGGCAGAAGACTTAAGAGGGGCTTTAGAATCAATTGATAATGGGCAAAATGAAGCATGCTATTCAATGGGTATGACAAAGTTTCAGACAATGAAGCGTGTTATTTTACCTCAAGCTTTCATTTTTGCACTTCCTTCAATAGGGAATAGATTTATTGGTATTATAAAAGGTACTGCTCTTGGTTTTACAGTAGGACTTGCAGATATTATGGCAAAATCAAAAATAGAAGCTGCTCTTAGCTTGCGTTTTTTTGAAGCATATTTATGTGTTACCCTTATATATTTGGTATTAGTTATTATAGTAGAAAGAACTCTAAAATATATTGAGAAAAGAGTAGAAAAAGTTTATTAAATAATTATATGTTATTCAGTTTTTAGGTACTTTATTAAATCTTTATTAATTATAATAATTTTTATTTGTATATAAGCTAACTTTAATTAAAATTTCAACCTTTAAACTATGATAAGTTAAGTTTAGTACTTAATTTACTGTTGCAGTCTTTAAAATAGATTGAAAAAGAGTTAAATAACTCTGTTAATAGATCCGTCATGTTCAGTTGAACACTTCTAGTTATCATAATCAAAATTCTCTTAATCATAAATTTTAAGTGCAAAATATTAAAGATTTTACAAATTTTAAAAGGAAAAAAATGAAAAAATTATTCAAACTATTAGTTGCTGGAATTTTTATTCCGCTTATGAGTCTAAATGCAAGTGAAAGTCCTACAAATATAGTAGTAGCTTCTGGTTCAACATCGATTCCAAATTCTTACATAATTCATGGTAAACACACAGGCCATGAAGTAGATATTTGGAATGAAATTTCTAAAAAAACAGGATTAAAAGTTAAGTTTATTACAGGTGAATTTAATACACTATTTGGTTATCTTGACTCAAAAAAAGCTGATACTGTAGGAAATACAATTACAGTAAATAAAAGAAGATTAGAAAAATATGATTTTTCAGAACCTTATGCTTATATTCCAGAAAAATTAGTTGTTCATAAAGATAGAACAGATATTAAAAAACTTAAAGATATTGAAGGTATGACTTGTGGTTTCTCAGCTGGTTCTAATGGTGGAAATTTATTTGAACAAATTGCAAAGAAACAAGGTATTAAAATAAATATGGTATCTTATGATAGTAGTGAACTATTAAATGAAGCATTTAGAAGAGGAAAAGTTGATGTTATGATTTTTTCAGGCGCTGAAGTTGCGTATAAAATCAAAATTGGTTTTATAAAAGCAAGAATGGTTGAGGAAAATATTGCAGTTGGTGCAAAAGCATATCCATTTGTTAAAAATAATGAGCGATCTAAAGAATTAAGAATTATTGTTTCAAAAGCTATTAATGAAATGAAAAAAGATGGTTCATTGGCAAAAATCTATGAGAAATGGTATGGAATGGATTTTGGTCATAAACCAAAGAGCATGGCAGTTGCAAAATAATTTATCATAAAAATTAAAAAGAGGATATATCATATTATCAATTGTGATATATCTTCTTTAAACAAATAAACTTATTAAAATCATTTAAAACTCACATTAGGACTTCATATGTTATTTACTAGTATATTAGAAAATATGAAAGATGAAATTATCAATAAATCTCAAGAACTTATCCAAATAAAGAGTGTAGAAACTACTGCAAAACCTGGCATGCCTTTTGGCGAAGGTGTTAATGAAGCCTTGGAATATACACTAAAACTTTGTGATGAATTAGGTTTTAAGACAAAAAATGTAGATGGATATGCAGGACATGCTGACTTAGGTGATGGGGATGAAATGATAGGAATTCTTGTTCATTTAGATGTAGTCCCAGAAGGTGATTTGAAAAAGTGGACATATCCACCATATAGTGCAACTATTAAAAATAATCGCATTTATGGAAGAGGAACTATTGATGATAAAGGCCCAACAATTGCAGCTATTTATGCTATGAAAGCATTAAAAGATAGTGGGGTTTTATTAAAAAAGAAAATTAGAATTATATTTGGTACAGATGAAGAGAGTGGTTGGGAATGTATGCGTTATTATTTAATTAAAGAAAAAGTGCCTAAGATTGCTTTTACCCCAGATGCAAACTTCCCAGTTATATATGGAGAAAAAGGAATTATTACTCTTAAATTAAAACAAGAGTTTAATATCTCTTCACTTTCAAATATAAATATAAAATATATAAAAGGTGGAGAACTATCTAATATAGTTCCAAATTATTGCGAAGCTTTACTTTACATAATTGATGAGCCAAAAAATGTTTATGAAAAATGTTTAAATATAATAAAAAAAGAAAATTATTCAATTGATTTATACTTAGATAATAATAATCTTTATTTAAAATCTCATGGAATATCTGCACATGCAATGGCACCTCAAAAAGGTAAAAATGCAATTTCACAATTAATGCAAGTATTAAAACTACTTAATTTAGAAGCTACTCAAATGAGTAGTTTTATTGATTTTTATAATATTAAAATCAATACACAAACAAATGGAAAATCTCTTGATTGTCAAATGAAGGATGAACACTCTGGTGAACTTACACTTAATGTTGGAGTAATTAATTTTGATGAAAAGAAAGTTGAATTAATATTAAATATTCGTTATCCAATTACAAAAAAAGATACAAATGTGATTGATAAAATTAATGATAATCTTACTAATAGTAATATAAAAATGGAAATTATAAATAATATGCCTCCTTTATATATGCCAAAAGATAGTAAACTTGTTCAAACCTTGACTAATGTATATAAAAAGATGACAAATGATGATACTCAGCCACAAACATTTGGTGGGGGTACCTATGCAAGAGCATTGGAAAATGCTGTTGCTTTTGGTCCTGTTTTCCCTGGACAAGTAAATTTAGCTCATCAAGCTGATGAATATATAGAAATTGATGACTTAATGAAAAATGCACAAATTATGGCACAGGCAATTTATGAGCTTAATTTATTAGATTGATAAATCGTATTAAAAATTTTTAATTCTCAAGTTCTTTTACCAATTCTTTATAAAATTTTTCAAAAGAGGGCAATACTAGCTTTGCTTGTCTTTGTTTTTTTCCCCACATAGGTTCAGGAAAATATGAATCATCTTTAAATCTTGCCATTACATGAAAGTGTACATGGGGAACATAATTCCCAAAAGAAGCAATATTTATCTTCTCTGGATTAAAATAATTTATCATCTTTTTTTCTATAATGTCCAAGACTCTTAATATTTCCATTTTAGTTTCGCTATCACATTGACTAAATTCTTTTAAATTTTTTTGAGTAAAAATTTTCAACCAAGGTATTTCACTTTTTTCAATTTCTACTTTTATTAAACTATTTTCATAAATCATATTTCCCCTTATATATTTTCAAAATCAACTGTGATTTCATCCATTTGTTCTTCACTTAAATATTTATTTGCATAATCTAAGTGAAGATTATTATCAACAAAAAACTTAACTATATCTCTATCTAAATGTTGATCTTTTATCATAAATGATAAAATTCTAAGTGAAGTATTAAGTGAATTTGCTTTTTTGTATGGTCTATCATTTGCAGTTAGTGCTTCAAATACATCTGCAACTGCAAGTATTTTATCCTCTATTGTCATAGGTAAATCAAGAATTTCAGGAGCAGAATAACCACCACCTTTTACCATTTTGTGATGAGAACCAGCGATTACAGGAACCCTTTTTAGTTTTTTAGGAAAAGGCATAGTCTCTAACATTTTATAAGATACTGTAACATGGTTGTTTATTATATCCCTTTCTTCATCTGTTAAAGTACCTTTTTTGATGCATAAATTATATACTTCATCTTCACTAAGTAAGTTTGTATCTTCACCATTTATTTTAAGTTTTTGTTTTGCAATCTCTTTTATTCTTTCAATTTTTTTATCTTCCATGAACTCACCACCTGTGTTACATGAAATAACAAAATCAAGATCTTCCTCTAAAGAAGTAATTTTATTTTGAAAAGCTATTCTTAATTGTTCTTTTTCTTTTATAGATGAAGTGTTTGAGATTTCTTTGTAATATTCCAATTCATAATCTTTTTTTACAATTTCAAATTTTGCTTTTACAGTATTTACTCTATCATAAATTGTTTCTAGCTTTTTACCTTTATCTACAACATATTCAGGTGTAACAATTTTACCAATGTCATGAAGCCAAGCAGCTCTACTCATCTGTTTTATTTCATCTGGTGTAAAATTAATATCTTTAAATACTGTTTTGTCATTATTTATTGCTTTTGTTAGAGTTTCTGCTATCTCTGCAACTCTATTAATATGACCACCTGTATATTCAGATTTTTCACCAATAGCTGTCGCAATTGATTTAATAAAAGAGTCCAATAAGTTTTCTAATTCAGTTATTAATCTATTATTAGTAATTGAAACAGCAGCTTGTGATGCCATTGATTCTATTAATTGTTTGTCTTCATTTGTAAATGTTATAGCATTCCCATTATCATCCATTTTATTTAATAATTGAAGTACTCCTATTACATCATCTTCATGGTTTTTCATGGGAATTACAAGCATTGATTTTGTTCTATAACCGGTTGTTTTATCAAACTTTTTTGTACCTTCAAAATTAAAATCTTTTGTTTCATAAACATCAGGGATATTAATTAGTTTACCTTCTAGAGCACAAAGAGCTGCTACCATATGTTCGTTTGGCTTGCCATCTTCTTTATATAAAGGTAACTCCGGCCAAATGATTTTGCCTTCAGTTCCTCCCATTTTAATACTTAATGAGTCCGTTTGCACAACTTGAAACTTCAACCTTTTTTCATCTTCTGTTACTAAATAAAGTGTTCCTCCATCAGCATCAGAAAACTCTTTCGCCCCTAAAAGTATCTTTTCCATTAGAACATCAAAGTTTTTTTCACTTGTAAGTGATTTACCAATATCAATTAATTTTTTAATCTCTTTTTTATTTATATTAGTTCTATTTGTATTGTATGCTAAGTATTCATTAGATAATGAAATTACATCACCATCGTCTAATATTTTACCTTCATTAAGAAGTAAGTCATAGTCTTGAATCTCTTTTCTTAAAATTTTTTCATATGCAGGTTTTATGTGATTTATGTAAATTCTTAAATCATCTCTTTTTAATTTTTTTAATTGCTCACTTAGCAAGGCAGGAGTTAAGTGCTTACTATCAAAAGCTAATTGTTTGAATTTTGAGGGAAACGATACATCTATTATTGCAGCTTTGATATTTAAATTATTATTTATAGTTTCCCAAATAGAATCGCAACAATAAGTATCTGATGAAAAGAGTAAGGAGTTTTGATTTTTTGTAATAATATAACCACAACTTGAATTTGTATGATTATTTTTTATTGCAGTGATTTTTGTATCATCATCTAAAATAATTGTTTCATTTATATTTATTGGTTTGAAAACAATAGCTTTAGATTTTTTATTAAGCAATTCAATTTCAGAAAAATCAGGCCAAATTTCCCAGTTTAAGATATATTTTCGTAAGTTTTCTAAGGTTTTACTTGTTCCATAGATAGTAATCGGTTTTTTTCTTTTTTCAAAAAAGATATCAAGTATATATGGTATATCGTTTAAGTGATCTAAATGGGAATGGGTTAAAAAAATATTATCAATGTATTGAGCATCAATTCCTAAACCTTTTACAATGTTGCCAGCATCAATTACACTATTTTGATTTATTTGTATACAAGTTGTACTAAAGTCTAAACTTTTACTACCATATGCACCTAGTACTTTTATCGAATTTTTCATTACTTTCATTATTCACTCCAATATTCTTGATAGATTATATCAAATAATTTTTAAAACAATTTTCTTTTTGATATTTATCTCCTTAAGTAAGGTATAATTAATTAATAAAATCTTAAGCTAACTTTAAATATAATCCAATTCCATTTTTCAACCACAAAAGAGTTTTTTATAAAAATTTTGTGTTTTATAAAGAGTTGGTAGGAAGAGCGCAAGTGGACATAAGTATTATATATAAGTGAAGCAGTTCACTTTTTATTCACGCTTCTTGCCTGTTGAAAATGTGGATAATAAACACAAAGGAAAGCAACTATGAAAGTTAGAGCTTCGGTAAAAAAAATGTGTGACAAATGTAAAGTTGTCAAAAGAAGAGGGATCGTAAGAGTAATTTGCGAGAACAAAAAACACAAACAAAGACAAGGATAATCATGGCAAGAATTGCGGGTGTTGATTTACCAAACAAGAAAAGAATGGAATACGCATTAACGTATATTTTTGGAATAGGGTTATTTAACTCAAGATTAATCCTTGATGCTACTGGAATTTCTTATGACAAAAGAGCTCATGAGTTAACAGAAGATGAAGCAGCAGCTATCAGACTAGAGATCCAAAAAAACTACCAAGTTGAGGGTGATCTTAGAAAAAAAGTAGCTATGGATATTAAATCACTTATGGACTTAGGTTCTTATAGAGGATTAAGACATAGAAAAGGTTTACCGTGTAGAGGGCAAAAGACTAAGACTAATGCTCGAACTAGAAAAGGTAAAAAAAGAACTGTTGGTGCAGCGTAAGGATAAACAATGGCAAAAAGAAAAGTAACTAGAAAAAAAGTAGTAAAAAAGAATATTGCTGATGGTATCGTTCATATTGCGGCATCATTTAACAATACTATGGTAACAATAACTGATAGAGCTGGAAATGCAATCGCATGGAGTTCTGCTGGAAACTTAGGTTTCAAAGGTAGTAAAAAATCTACTCCTTTTGCTGCTCAAGCTGCAGTAGAAGATGCAATGGCAAAAGCAATTGAACACGGTGTCAAAAATGTTGGTATCAAAATTCAAGGACCAGGTTCAGGTAGAGATACAGCTGTTAAAGCTGTAGGAGCTATGGAAGGCATCAGAGTTTCATGGTTAAAGGACGTTACACCGTTACCACATAATGGTTGTAGAGCTCCTAAGAGAAGAAGAGTGTAAGGAGTAGTACATGGCAAGATATAGAGGACCAGTAGAAAAAATCGAGAGAAGACTTGATGCAGACCTTGGATTAAAAGGTGAAAGAAGACTTAACGGAAAATCTGCATTAGAAAAAAGACCATTCGCTCCAGGACAACACGGACAAAGAAGAACTAAACTTTCTGAGTACGGTTTACAACTAAGAGAGAAACAAAAAGCTAAATTTATGTACGGTGTATCTGAAAAACAATTCAGAAAATACTTTAAAGAAGCAGCAAGAAGAGAAGGTAATACAGGATCTAACTTAATTACTTTAATCGAACAAAGATTAGACAATGTTGTTTATAGAATGGGATTTGCTACAACTAGAGCAAATGCTAGACAATTTACAACTCATGGTCATATCTTAGTAGATGGACA is part of the Arcobacter sp. F2176 genome and harbors:
- the leuB gene encoding 3-isopropylmalate dehydrogenase, with the protein product MKTYNISVIKGDGIGPEIVDEAIKVLDTVSYNCGFQLEYKEYLMGGIAIDMTGVPLPEETVQGVLNSDACLFGAIGGEKWDTLPRDLRPETGLLKFREAMGVYANLRPAIIYDELVNASTLKPEVIEGVDIMVVRELIGGIYFGQPRANDGFKAYNTMVYTKPEIERIGKTAFELAMKRDKRLCSVDKANVLEVSQLWRDTMEEIAKDYPEVQLSHMYVDNAAMQLVRNPKQFDVIVTGNIFGDILSDTASMVVGSIGLLPSASTGDKTAIYEPIHGSAPDIAGQGIANPIATIESAGMMLRYSFGETEAADLIDGAIKKALKDGFRTKDLAAYDAKEVVTTSEMGDIIANNLRK
- a CDS encoding exopolyphosphatase gives rise to the protein MGEKKYRLITRSDMDGLVCGTLLTYLDLIDDILFVHPKDMQDGLIKVSSNDITTNLPYVEGVHLAFDHHFSETLRNGKKDNHIINPDAPSAAQVVYDYYGGDEVYPMRFIGMMNGANKADSADFTMEDILEPRAWALLSFIMDSRTGLGRFKDFETSNKQLMRNLIDYCAKHNIDEILEIDEVKQRVDLYFKYEEEFHEQLKKCTTIHDNVAVIDYKDEEIIYPGNRFLVYAMYPEINVSIHVSYTFDRDKLVYSTGKSIINKTSNTNVGELMLKYGGGGHKAAGGCQIPLADAPRVLEEIIAKLNQDN
- a CDS encoding amino acid ABC transporter ATP-binding protein, whose translation is MINVKHLNMNFGEKQVLKDINIEIKKGEVVALIGPSGSGKSTLLRCLNFLVNPTSGEIIIDDIKVDVKKVSKKDIFKLRQKTAMVFQNYNLLKNMTAIENIMEPMVTVQKISKNQAENVALDLLKKVGLVDNKNSYPSELSGGQQQRVGIARAMAVNSNVILFDEPTSSLDPELVGDVLEVIKTLAMQTQKTMLIVTHEMKFAKEVADKIVFLENGSITTIGTSNEIFVECKNKRVSNFVNKMTENILEINK
- a CDS encoding amino acid ABC transporter permease → MNFDFVWFFNLFPIVLPALKLTISIALISLFLTLCLSILIAIIRYYKVKGLYHIFGLYITFFRATPLVAQLFILYFGLPSIFPFLESMSAYEATIIALTLNTSSFMAEDLRGALESIDNGQNEACYSMGMTKFQTMKRVILPQAFIFALPSIGNRFIGIIKGTALGFTVGLADIMAKSKIEAALSLRFFEAYLCVTLIYLVLVIIVERTLKYIEKRVEKVY
- a CDS encoding transporter substrate-binding domain-containing protein is translated as MKKLFKLLVAGIFIPLMSLNASESPTNIVVASGSTSIPNSYIIHGKHTGHEVDIWNEISKKTGLKVKFITGEFNTLFGYLDSKKADTVGNTITVNKRRLEKYDFSEPYAYIPEKLVVHKDRTDIKKLKDIEGMTCGFSAGSNGGNLFEQIAKKQGIKINMVSYDSSELLNEAFRRGKVDVMIFSGAEVAYKIKIGFIKARMVEENIAVGAKAYPFVKNNERSKELRIIVSKAINEMKKDGSLAKIYEKWYGMDFGHKPKSMAVAK
- the pepV gene encoding dipeptidase PepV produces the protein MLFTSILENMKDEIINKSQELIQIKSVETTAKPGMPFGEGVNEALEYTLKLCDELGFKTKNVDGYAGHADLGDGDEMIGILVHLDVVPEGDLKKWTYPPYSATIKNNRIYGRGTIDDKGPTIAAIYAMKALKDSGVLLKKKIRIIFGTDEESGWECMRYYLIKEKVPKIAFTPDANFPVIYGEKGIITLKLKQEFNISSLSNINIKYIKGGELSNIVPNYCEALLYIIDEPKNVYEKCLNIIKKENYSIDLYLDNNNLYLKSHGISAHAMAPQKGKNAISQLMQVLKLLNLEATQMSSFIDFYNIKINTQTNGKSLDCQMKDEHSGELTLNVGVINFDEKKVELILNIRYPITKKDTNVIDKINDNLTNSNIKMEIINNMPPLYMPKDSKLVQTLTNVYKKMTNDDTQPQTFGGGTYARALENAVAFGPVFPGQVNLAHQADEYIEIDDLMKNAQIMAQAIYELNLLD
- a CDS encoding HIT family protein: MIYENSLIKVEIEKSEIPWLKIFTQKNLKEFSQCDSETKMEILRVLDIIEKKMINYFNPEKINIASFGNYVPHVHFHVMARFKDDSYFPEPMWGKKQRQAKLVLPSFEKFYKELVKELEN
- a CDS encoding HD domain-containing phosphohydrolase, whose product is MKNSIKVLGAYGSKSLDFSTTCIQINQNSVIDAGNIVKGLGIDAQYIDNIFLTHSHLDHLNDIPYILDIFFEKRKKPITIYGTSKTLENLRKYILNWEIWPDFSEIELLNKKSKAIVFKPININETIILDDDTKITAIKNNHTNSSCGYIITKNQNSLLFSSDTYCCDSIWETINNNLNIKAAIIDVSFPSKFKQLAFDSKHLTPALLSEQLKKLKRDDLRIYINHIKPAYEKILRKEIQDYDLLLNEGKILDDGDVISLSNEYLAYNTNRTNINKKEIKKLIDIGKSLTSEKNFDVLMEKILLGAKEFSDADGGTLYLVTEDEKRLKFQVVQTDSLSIKMGGTEGKIIWPELPLYKEDGKPNEHMVAALCALEGKLINIPDVYETKDFNFEGTKKFDKTTGYRTKSMLVIPMKNHEDDVIGVLQLLNKMDDNGNAITFTNEDKQLIESMASQAAVSITNNRLITELENLLDSFIKSIATAIGEKSEYTGGHINRVAEIAETLTKAINNDKTVFKDINFTPDEIKQMSRAAWLHDIGKIVTPEYVVDKGKKLETIYDRVNTVKAKFEIVKKDYELEYYKEISNTSSIKEKEQLRIAFQNKITSLEEDLDFVISCNTGGEFMEDKKIERIKEIAKQKLKINGEDTNLLSEDEVYNLCIKKGTLTDEERDIINNHVTVSYKMLETMPFPKKLKRVPVIAGSHHKMVKGGGYSAPEILDLPMTIEDKILAVADVFEALTANDRPYKKANSLNTSLRILSFMIKDQHLDRDIVKFFVDNNLHLDYANKYLSEEQMDEITVDFENI
- the rpmJ gene encoding 50S ribosomal protein L36; its protein translation is MKVRASVKKMCDKCKVVKRRGIVRVICENKKHKQRQG
- the rpsM gene encoding 30S ribosomal protein S13, with product MARIAGVDLPNKKRMEYALTYIFGIGLFNSRLILDATGISYDKRAHELTEDEAAAIRLEIQKNYQVEGDLRKKVAMDIKSLMDLGSYRGLRHRKGLPCRGQKTKTNARTRKGKKRTVGAA
- the rpsK gene encoding 30S ribosomal protein S11, which translates into the protein MAKRKVTRKKVVKKNIADGIVHIAASFNNTMVTITDRAGNAIAWSSAGNLGFKGSKKSTPFAAQAAVEDAMAKAIEHGVKNVGIKIQGPGSGRDTAVKAVGAMEGIRVSWLKDVTPLPHNGCRAPKRRRV
- the rpsD gene encoding 30S ribosomal protein S4 translates to MARYRGPVEKIERRLDADLGLKGERRLNGKSALEKRPFAPGQHGQRRTKLSEYGLQLREKQKAKFMYGVSEKQFRKYFKEAARREGNTGSNLITLIEQRLDNVVYRMGFATTRANARQFTTHGHILVDGQKVDIPSFVVKPGQKIEIKEKSKTNPQIVRALELTNQTGMVEWVDVDKDKAFGIFTRIPTREEVVIPVEERLIVELYSK